The Xanthomonas sp. DAR 80977 nucleotide sequence AGCGGGATCACCGCGCTCAGGTAGCGGCCGCCGTGCGGGTCGGGGATGTTGACGACGTCGATGCGGCAGTGCCGGGTCACCAGGAACAGATCGCCCGGCACGAACTCCAGCGCCTGCGTCGCGGTGCGTACCTGCTTGCGGCCCTGCAGCAGGATCGCCAGCTGCGGCCGCGGAATGTCGACCGAGCGCGCCCCGTGCTCGCGGCGTGCGGTGATGCAGGCATAGCCTTCGGCGCGTTCGCACTCGGCCAGCGTCGCCAGTTGCGCCAGCAGCAGGAATTCGGGGTCGTGGGTGTCGGCCATCGGTGGCGATGCTACAGCAGCATTCCCATTGCCTGCGGGAGCGGCTGCGGGTGGTCTCGGGCCATCGGTCGCGACGGGGCATTGCTCGATGCAGCTGTCGCGACCGATGTCGCTTTCGTTGGGGTTGAAGACTGCGGAAACTGTGGTGCGCCGCCCATGCTGCGCGGCGCCGCGTCAGACCTGCACGCCGAACAGGCGGCCGACCGCGCCGGTGGCCAGCATCGCCGCCGCGCCCCAGAACACCACGCGCACCGCGCCGCGCACGCCGGACGCGCCACCGGCGCGCGCCGCCAATGCGCCGGTCAGCGACAGCCCGAGCAGCGTCGCCGCGCCGGTCACCCACACCTGGCGGCCGGGCGGCGCCAGCAGCGCGGCCAGGATCGGCAGTGCCGCGCCGCAGCAGAACGCGGCCGCCGACGCCAGCGCGGCCTGCAGCGGCCGCGCGCGCAGGGTCTCGGTGATGCCGAGTTCGTCGCGCGCATGCGCGCCCAGCGCATCGTGCGCGGTTAGCTGCTCGGCGACCTGGCGCGCCAGCGCCGCATCCAGCCCGCGCTGCCGGTAGATGGCGGTGAGTTCGTCGAGTTCGCTCTGCGGATCCTCGCGCAGCTCGCGGCGCTCGATCGCCAGGTCGGCGCGTTCGGTGTCCACCTGCGACTGTACCGAGACGTATTCGCCGGCCGCCATCGACATCGCGCCGGCGACCAGGCCGGCGATGCCGGTCGCCAGCACCACCGGCGCCGGCGCGCCGCTGCTGGCCACGCCGACCACCAGGCCGGCCACCGACAGGATGCCATCGTTGGCGCCGAGCACCGCGGCGCGCAGCCAACCGGCGCGATCGGCACGGTGCAGTTCGGAATGGGTGGGGCGCATGGGACGCCTGCATGGCGGGAACAGGCCTGCAGCCTAGCCGAGCGCGGCACGGCGGGCGGTGCTGCGTCTCACTCTCGCCGGTGCCAACCGGGCGGATCTGTGGAATGCTGCAGCACCGCCGGTAGCGATGTGGGCTTCGCGCCGGTCACGCTATAGTGCGGCCCTTGCGATGGCGGCGGGCCGTCCCCACATCGCCTCATCTTCCGTGCGAGCCTGCCCTTGTCGAGCCCCAGCCACGTTGCCGAGACGCCGATCACCGACCGTGCCGAACTGGTCGAGGTGTTGGCCTCCGGAGAAAAGCCCGAAGCGCAGTGGCGCATCGGCACCGAGCACGAGAAGTTCGGCTTCCGCCTGGACGACCTGCGCCCGCCGACCTTCGAGGGCGAGCGAGGCATCGAGGCCTTGCTCAACGGGCTGACCCGCTTCGGCTGGGAGCCGGTGCGCGAAGGCGGGCGCACCATCGCGCTGCTGCGCGACGGCGCCTCGGTGACCCTGGAGCCGGCCGGTCAGCTGGAGCTGTCGGGCGCGCCGCTGGAGACCATCCACGACACCTGCGTGGAAGTGGGCAGCCATCTCAACGAGGTCAAGCAGGTCGCCGACGAACTGCGCCTGGGTTTCCTCGGCATGGGCTTCCAGCCGAAGTGGCGCCGCGACGAGATGCCGTGGATGCCCAAGGGCCGCTACCAGATCATGAAGAACTACATGCCTAAGGTCGGCAAGCTCGGCCTGGACATGATGACCCGCACCTGCACGGTGCAGGTCAACCTGGACTATGCCAGCGAAGCGGACATGATCAAGAAGTTCCGCGTGTCGCTGGCGCTGCAGCCGATCGCCACCGCGCTGTTCGCCGACTCGCCGTTCGCCGAGGGCAAGCCCAACGGCTACCTCAGCTACCGCTCGCACATCTGGACCGATACCGACGGCGACCGCACCGGCATGCTCGACTTCGTGTTCGAGGACGGCTTCGGCTACGAGCGCTACGTCGACTACCTGCTCGACGTGCCGATGTACTTCTCCTACCGCGACGGCACCTACGTGGATGCCAGCGGGCAGAGCTTCCGCGACTTCATGCAGGGCAAGCTGCCGGCGCTGCCGGGCGCGCTGCCGACGCTGCGCGACTGGTCCGACCACATGACCACCGCGTTCCCGGAAGTGCGGCTGAAGAAATACCTGGAGATGCGCGGCGCCGACGCCGGCCCGTGGGGCCGGCTGTGCGCGCTGTCGGCGTACTGGGTCGGCCTGCTGTACGACGATGCGGCGCTGGACGCGGCCTGGGACCTGGTCAAGGACTTCAGCCTGGTCGAACGCCATGCGCTGCGCGACGGCGTGCCGAAGCAGGCGCTGAAGCTGCCGTTCCGCAACGGCACCGTGCAGGATCTGGCCGCCGAGTCGGTGAAGATCGCCCTGGACGGCCT carries:
- a CDS encoding VIT1/CCC1 transporter family protein, giving the protein MRPTHSELHRADRAGWLRAAVLGANDGILSVAGLVVGVASSGAPAPVVLATGIAGLVAGAMSMAAGEYVSVQSQVDTERADLAIERRELREDPQSELDELTAIYRQRGLDAALARQVAEQLTAHDALGAHARDELGITETLRARPLQAALASAAAFCCGAALPILAALLAPPGRQVWVTGAATLLGLSLTGALAARAGGASGVRGAVRVVFWGAAAMLATGAVGRLFGVQV
- a CDS encoding glutamate--cysteine ligase, coding for MSSPSHVAETPITDRAELVEVLASGEKPEAQWRIGTEHEKFGFRLDDLRPPTFEGERGIEALLNGLTRFGWEPVREGGRTIALLRDGASVTLEPAGQLELSGAPLETIHDTCVEVGSHLNEVKQVADELRLGFLGMGFQPKWRRDEMPWMPKGRYQIMKNYMPKVGKLGLDMMTRTCTVQVNLDYASEADMIKKFRVSLALQPIATALFADSPFAEGKPNGYLSYRSHIWTDTDGDRTGMLDFVFEDGFGYERYVDYLLDVPMYFSYRDGTYVDASGQSFRDFMQGKLPALPGALPTLRDWSDHMTTAFPEVRLKKYLEMRGADAGPWGRLCALSAYWVGLLYDDAALDAAWDLVKDFSLVERHALRDGVPKQALKLPFRNGTVQDLAAESVKIALDGLRRRARLNGDGQDESRFLEPLVEILHAGETAAERKLALYHGAWQGSVDPVFSEFAY